A single genomic interval of Parachlamydia acanthamoebae harbors:
- a CDS encoding DUF2156 domain-containing protein, with translation MNEIDEKEKKLFIRYGSAASEAMFDFPCHFFQVPACKGVIAYRIEYGCAVVFGEPICPPEETAKLAEAFHQHCQKSNLNVIYIIVSEKFAKWAKNSYCNILIEACSELIFDPEIDPCKTSNRLRHRVEKASKRGLMIHEYIPFDAKIEEALKQIGIAWQQAIRGPHIYLGHLNFFESYIGKRWFYAKEGDKITAMIMLSRVESSDGWLLKFLITSPEAPQATSEFLMTSVLDVLRKENCRFLSKGTAPANLLGEVSGLGYVSTHLLSGMYKVISKVFKFEKRKEYWLRYDPKIVPSYLLFHRPHIGFNEIRALMKVFKAII, from the coding sequence ATGAACGAAATTGATGAAAAAGAAAAAAAGTTATTTATTCGCTACGGTTCAGCTGCTTCCGAAGCGATGTTTGATTTCCCCTGCCATTTCTTTCAAGTGCCTGCCTGCAAAGGAGTCATTGCCTATCGTATCGAATACGGATGCGCTGTCGTTTTTGGAGAGCCGATCTGTCCTCCTGAAGAAACAGCCAAGCTAGCAGAAGCTTTTCATCAGCATTGTCAAAAATCCAATTTGAATGTCATTTACATTATTGTATCAGAAAAATTTGCCAAATGGGCCAAAAATTCCTACTGCAATATTTTAATTGAAGCATGTTCCGAGCTTATTTTTGATCCTGAAATTGATCCATGTAAAACCAGCAATAGATTAAGACATCGTGTAGAAAAAGCTTCAAAACGTGGGTTAATGATCCATGAGTATATTCCTTTTGACGCTAAAATAGAAGAAGCTCTTAAACAGATTGGAATTGCATGGCAGCAAGCCATAAGAGGCCCTCATATTTATTTGGGACATCTTAACTTTTTTGAGAGCTACATCGGAAAACGGTGGTTTTATGCAAAAGAAGGGGACAAAATCACAGCAATGATTATGTTAAGCCGAGTGGAATCTAGCGATGGCTGGTTACTCAAATTCTTAATTACTTCCCCTGAAGCACCACAAGCCACATCTGAATTTTTAATGACTTCTGTTTTGGATGTTTTAAGAAAAGAAAATTGTCGCTTTTTATCAAAAGGGACTGCACCTGCTAATTTATTGGGAGAAGTGAGTGGTTTAGGTTACGTTTCCACACATCTCTTAAGTGGTATGTACAAAGTCATTAGCAAAGTATTTAAATTTGAAAAACGTAAAGAATATTGGTTAAGATATGATCCAAAAATAGTCCCTTCTTACCTTTTATTTCATCGCCCTCACATCGGTTTTAATGAGATAAGAGCGCTAATGAAAGTCTTTAAGGCCATTATATGA